A stretch of the Medicago truncatula cultivar Jemalong A17 chromosome 5, MtrunA17r5.0-ANR, whole genome shotgun sequence genome encodes the following:
- the LOC11433111 gene encoding uncharacterized protein, with the protein MSSMLRILSRLIKLRIRPKRRVTLKHSCRRQQYPIHHCHVLQKVFELLRQEGNNLTGFDLNKLPVVEFDYSSKEPNTIQVPRQYTFASLLDEDNHFAEEQILADLKFTFPKLGQAMDAKFGKVGPMSANRVAEEYDTTSIVQLQSLREKPTLAVSNQVSENVAAPKRNQNMNISFKKQPEEMLRGYERPLKRVIEIGHPSLLKDQKDRKRKGTSTSEPSSKKTKQSGEESDVSLKSIKVAEKAIVSEIRIEKEKKRKHAQKKPKDSSEQNSVNHSQENLDNGNNVTDGKAVVKGPIKKNRGRKQGKPSSTHSCVGDNASKGAEVSNAETGKQQTPPSTFNQSINPIFEDNMIIDSSPPKDDEDPEKMLSEPPQDLNDKSVEDDQQHIDEENEGGPSLVESGKSKEPRGLNSEDDTKHTDTDGEGRKEYVKESKDESKQDSPKTKSPTRVTNSTSVTISQEEFDVLKERDPFEALDLMLVGNILPSNTDTESSTSAASELSENYKADLIEELRTRVLEVDLFQAIEQDESIIHGIKNVLHRLTNSSLDPKFIKFSVELEPILDQIVVDLHMKKDSQTKLADQNKCRDELMDEIEESKEKIYIFKREVPNVKKKVEEYDLAISEYEKAIQELKSNKKSLLEKDERLKKEANLTIRKVEDSKRKNAEIAKLKTEGDLLDAKLAHSKTNLNKLKTEFKI; encoded by the exons ATGTCGAGCATGTTGAGAATATTGAGCAGATTGATCAAGCTGAGAATACGTCCCAAGAGAAGAGTGACCCTGAAACACAGTTGTAGACGTCAGCAATACCCCATACACCATTGCCATGTACTTCAGAAGGTTTTTGAACTTCTTAGACAG gAAGGAAATAATCTTACAGGATTTGATCTTAACAAATTGCCTGTAGTTGAGTTTGATTATTCAAGCAAGGAACCAAATACCATTCA GGTGCCCAGACAATACACATTTGCTTCTCTCTTAGACGAAGATAATCATTTTGCTGAAGAACAAATTCTTGCTGATTTGAAATTTACATTTCCCAA GCTTGGACAAGCAATGGATGCAAAGTTTGGAAAAGTAGGCCCTATGAGTGCAAATAGGGTCGCTGAAGAATATGATACAACATCAATTGTTCAACTTCAATCTCTAAG GGAGAAACCTACACTTGCAGTTTCTAACCAAGTAAGTGAGAATGTTGCTGCTCCAAAGAGAAATCAAAATATGAACATCTCATTCAAAAAG CAACCAGAAGAAATGTTGCGTGGATATGAACGCCCTTTAAAGAGGGTTATTGAAATTGGACATCCTTCCTTATTGAAAGATCAAAAG GATCGAAAGAGGAAAGGAACTTCTACTTCTGAGCCTTCTTCGAAAAAGACGAAACAGAGTGGAGAAGAA TCCGATGTTTCACTTAAATCCATCAAAGTTGCTGAAAAAGCAATTGTTTCTGAGATTCGAAttgagaaggagaagaaaagaaaacatgCTCAAAAAAAACCCAAAGATTCTAGTGAGCAAAATTCCGTCAATCATTCTCAAGAAAATCTAGATAATGGTAACAATGTAACTGATGGAAAAGCTGTTGTGAAGGGCCCCATAAAGAAAAATCGAGGGCGTAAACAAGGCAAACCTAGTAGTACACATTCATGCGTTGGAGATAATGCGTCGAAG GGTGCTGAAGTTAGCAATGCCGAAACGGGCAAGCAACAAACACCTCCTTCCACTTTTAACCAGTCAATTAACCCCATCTTTGAGGACAATATGATAATTGACTCTAGTCCTCCCAAAGATGATGAAGACCCAGAGAAAATGCTTTCTGAACCTCCTCAAGATTTGAATGATAAAAGTGTTGAAGATGATCAACAACACattgatgaagaaaatgaagggGGTCCATCTCTGGTCGAAAGTGGAAAAAGTAAAGAACCTCGTGGGTTGAACTCTGAAGATGATACAAAGCACACTGACACTGATGGGGAAGGTCGTAAAGAATATGTCAAAGAATCTAAAGATGAATCTAAACAAGATTCTCCAAAGACAAAATCTCCTACTCGAGTGACAAATTCTACCAGTGTGACAATAAGTCAAGAGGAGTTTGATGTGCTGAAAGAACGTGACCCTTTTGAGGCCCTTGATCTTATGTTGGTTGGTAATATCCTCCCTTCAAATACTGACACAGAGTCTTCGACTAGTGCTGCAAGTGAACTTTCAGAAAATTATAAGGCCGACTTGATTGAAGAACTTCGTACCAGAGTATTAGAGGTTGATTTGTTCCAAGCAATTGAACAAGATGAAAGCATCATCCATGGGATTAAGAATGTGCTCCACAGGCTTACCAATTCTTCTCTTGATCCCAAATTTATCAAATTCTCTGTCGAATTGGAGCCTATCTTGGACCAAATTGTTGTCGATTTACACATGAAGAAGGATAGTCAAACTAAACTTGCAGACCAAAATAAGTGTCGAGATGAGCTCATGGATGAAATCGAGGAATCAAAGGAAAAGATTTACATATTCAAAAGGGAAGTTCCAAATGTCaagaagaaagtggaggagTACGACCTTGCCATTTCCGAATATGAAAAGGCAATTCAAGAATTGAAGTCGAACAAGAAATCCCTTTTGGAAAAAGATGAACGGCTTAAAAAGGAAGCAAATCTTACCATCAGGAAGGTCGAAGATTCAAAGCGGAAAAATGCTGAAATAGCAAAACTAAAAACTGAAGGAGACCTTCTTGATGCTAAATTGGCTCATTCGAAGACTAATCTCAACAAGCTCAAAACTGAGTTTAAGATTTAG